A segment of the Anaerolineae bacterium genome:
GTTGTTTGGGCAATTATTGTCTTTTTCTGGTTATTCAATCCATTCAAAAAACGGAAGCCTCAATCACCAGCTTCTCAAACTGAGCAACCCCAACTCGTCGATGTCAAATAGGAGGCCCTCATGACCGTTATAACGATGAAAAACGTCTGGAAAATTTATGAAGGCAACGTGATTGGGGTTGAAGACTTAAGCATCCGCGTCGAAGATGGCGAGCTGTTTGCCTTGCTGGGTCCTTCTGGCTGCGGAAAGTCATCTACGTTGCGGATGATCGCCGGCCTGGAGAAGATTTCCAAAGGCGAACTCTGGTTCGATGACGTACTGGTCAATGAATTAGAGCCACGCGAAAGAAACGTGGCAATGGTGTTTGAAAACTACGCCCTCTATCCCTATCTGAGCGTATATGAAAATATCGCCTTTCCCTTACGTTTACGAGGGATGAGCCAGGCAGAAATCGATCGCAAGGTACGCTGGGCGGCAGATTTTCTAGGTATCGCTGACCTGCTTCCTATGCGGGTGCGCGGCTTGAGTGGCGGTCAGATGCAAGCTGTGGGGATTGGACGCGCCATTGTCCGCCAGCCGGCTGTCTTGTTGATGGATGAACCGATCTCTCACCTGGAAGCCCGCCAGCGAGCGCGCATGAGGGAAGAACTGGTGGATCTTCATAGCCAGCTTGGCACCACAACCATCTATGTGACTCACGATCAGGTTGAAGCCATGGCCATGGCTCATCGCATTGCTGTCATGAATCTGGGCAAGCTGCAACAGGTCGGCACACCAAAAGAGGTCTACAATCGACCCCATACCAAATTTGTAGGTGGTTTTATCGGCGAACCGCCTATGAATTTTGCCAACTGCGAATTGAGCCGTGAAAACGGCGACTTCTATGTCATATCCCCTTCCTTCAAAGTCAAGCTGTCGCCCCAGGCTGCGGAAAAACTCAAGGATTATCACGGGGATGCCCAGGTTCAACTAGGCATTCGGCCTGAAAACATTTCGGTCAGCATGACCCCAACTGCGGATTCGTTCGCTGCCAGAGTCTATGTAACCGAACCCCAGGGTGATCGAACGTTGCTCTCCGTCCTTCTGGATAGCAATGAACTCTTCCTGATTGAGGTCGCGCCGGAATTCTTTGCCAAGCCAGACGAGACGGTCTATCTCAAATTCAACGAACCGATCCACCTCTTTGACCGAGTGGAAGAAGTCAATTTGCTCTATTAAAGGCAGCTAAGGAACGAGGTTGAGAACCATGGCGAAAATAACCTTGCAGAATGTTTCCAAACAATATAAGGGGGGAGAGATACAAGCCTTGAAGAAAATCAACCTGGAGATCGAGGATGGAAAATTCTTCTGTCTCCTGGGACCGGCGGGAGCTGGAAAGACCACTACCATCAAGCTAATCGCCGGGGTGGAGCCGGTGGATGGCGGCAAAATTTATATGGACAACCAAGAAATCACCGATTTGTTGCCCAACCAGCGCGACGTAGCCGTTGCTTTTGAAACCTATGCTTTGTATCCGCAAAGGACAGTGCGCGAAAACCTTGCCTTTCCCCTGCGCGCCCCCCTGCGTAAAAAGGAATGGAGCGAGCAACAGATTCAAGCGCGGGTTGAGGAAGTGGCAAAACTATTGGGCATCGATGAATTACTCGACCGCCTGCCCCGGCAGTTATCGGGTGGACAACGCCAGCGAGTGGCATTAGGGCGGGCTTTGGTGCGGAAACCAAAAGCTTATCTCTTCGATGAACCTATTGCGCACCTGGATGCCAAATTGCGCCACCGGATGCGAGGAGAATTGCGCCGCATTCAACTTGAATTGGGCATTACAACTGTGTACACCACACCTGACCAGCTGGAAGCCCTGTCCCTGGCGGATCAGATGGCAATTTTGAACGAGGGCAAAATTGAGCAGGTGGGTTCTCCAACAGAGATCTACCAGCGACCGGCGAACATCTTTGTGGCGCGCTTTGTCGGTGATCCACCCATGAATATCCTGCGTTCAGAAGTAGAGGGAGAGGAAGTGAACCTGTTTGGGCTGACGAAATTAACGCTTCCGGCACAAATTCGCTCCAGGCTGGCGGCGGCTGCGATCGAAAGATCCTTAATGATCGGAGTTCGCCCAAGGGATATCAAGCTCGTATCGCCCTCAAGTGAGCAAGCCCTGTTGCGCGGGCAGGTCAAGTACGTGCAGGTCTTGGGAGAAACCTCCATCCTGACCATCGTGATGGATTCTCACGAGGTACGCGTCAAGATGAATACCCAAGATGCACCCAACCGAGGCGAGGCTGTAGGGTTGAATTTTGCAGTTCAAGATTGTCATTTCTTTGATCCGCAAACCGAATTACGGATCGATTGATCGTTGGCATTGTCTCTACAAGGAGTTGAAACCATGAGTAGTCGTAGATACATTCTGTGGTGGGTACTACCGGCAGCAATTCTGTTCCTGGTGATCATTCTCATTCCCTTTATTACTGCCCTGACTTTTAGCTTTCGCTCCTTCAGTTTTACCTCTTCCGTCTCGACAGGGCAATACATCGGGGTTGACAACTACCGCAAACTGGTATTTGACAATGATTTCTACAATAGCTTCAAGGTAACTTTCTTATACCTTGTGCCGGCGATTCTATTGCAGGGCATCCTTGGGTTGGGCATGGCTCTGCTGATTTCCGGAGCTGTGCGCCGGGCACGCATCATCATCCCCATTATGCTCTTACCGACCCTGCTCACACCGGTTGTCATCGGCTTGATCGGGGTATTGACCCTAAACCCCGATTTTGGAGTTATCGGTCAATTGTTAAAGCGCTGGGGATTGGTGCAAGGTTCAGTATTAGGAAATGCCTCAACCGCCTTACCGGCAATCATTGCTGTTGACACCTACCAGTGGACACCCTTTATTGCTGTTATCCTCACGGCCGGCTTATTGGCCTTGCCCAAAGAACCTTATGAAGCGGCCCAGGTTGATGGCGCTAATCCCATTCAAACTTTCTTCCGCGTTACCATGCCCTTGCTTTGGCCCTACTTTGTGGTCGCCCTGTTGATTCGCGTCATTGATGCCTTCCGTATCTTTGACATCATTTGGGTAATGACGCGCGGTGGCCCTGGCACAGCAACCGAGACCGTGGCAGTCTATGCTTATCGCCATACTTTCCGTTACTGGGATTTTGGCTATGGCTCAGCCCTGATCATGGTGATTTTTGTCTTCATCTCAATCCTGGTTGAATATCTCTATAAAGCCCTGCAACGCTGGCAGGCTGCTCAATAGGAAAGGAGAAATCATGTCCGTCAATACTCAAACCTTTGCTCCAATTTCGTCAGGACGCAAAGCTGCCTTCCTGAGTTCAAGGCGATTGCTTACCTGGCTCTCTTATTTATTGACAGCTTTGCTGGTGGTATTGTTCTTGTTCCCGTGGTTGTGGGTGCTCAGCCTTGGATTCAAGACCCGGGCAGAGATTATGAGTCCCAACATTGTTTGGATTTGGACGCCTACCCTGAACAATTACATCGAAGTGCTCATCAATAAAGGTTACTGGCGCCTGATCATTAACTCACTGATCGTAGCTGTTTCGGCTGTGGCATTGTGCATTGTCATTGGAGTTCCAACAGCGTATGCGTTCTCGCGCTTTCCCATCCCAGGCAAAGAGAGTTGGTTCTATATGATCTTAACCTTTCGGATGGCACCGGCAGTCGTCCTGGCTTTACCGCTCTACGTTCTCTTTGCGCGTGCCAAACTCCTGGGCACCTTTGGGGCGCCTATTCTGGCTCATTGTACCTTCACTTTACCCTTCGTTATCTGGCTAATGCGCAGTTTCTTCGACGATATTCCCAAAGAGATCGACGCCGCCGCAATGACCGATGGTTATTCACGTTGGGAAACATTCTTTTATGCCGTTTTACCACTGGTCAAATCGGGTATTGTAGCTGTGGCGCTCTTTTCGATTATTTTTTCCTGGAATGAGTTTTTGTATGGTTTGATCCTGACCAGCGATGCCACGCGGCCGGTGGCTTCGCAAATTCCCTCTCTGATTCGTCCACACGGTACCTTGTGGGGAGAAGTTTGTGCGCTGGCGACAACCGCCTCATTGCCGGTGGCTTTCTTGATTTTCGCCCTGCAACGACAGTTAGTCCGCGGTCTGTCCTTCGGCGCTATCAAGGGCTAATCCATTGACCATCAACGAGGAGAAAATCCATGAAACCCGAACTCATTGTCATGCTAACCCATAACGATGTGACCGTCAGCAATGCAATCGAGCTAT
Coding sequences within it:
- a CDS encoding Maltose/maltodextrin transport ATP-binding protein MalK, producing the protein MTVITMKNVWKIYEGNVIGVEDLSIRVEDGELFALLGPSGCGKSSTLRMIAGLEKISKGELWFDDVLVNELEPRERNVAMVFENYALYPYLSVYENIAFPLRLRGMSQAEIDRKVRWAADFLGIADLLPMRVRGLSGGQMQAVGIGRAIVRQPAVLLMDEPISHLEARQRARMREELVDLHSQLGTTTIYVTHDQVEAMAMAHRIAVMNLGKLQQVGTPKEVYNRPHTKFVGGFIGEPPMNFANCELSRENGDFYVISPSFKVKLSPQAAEKLKDYHGDAQVQLGIRPENISVSMTPTADSFAARVYVTEPQGDRTLLSVLLDSNELFLIEVAPEFFAKPDETVYLKFNEPIHLFDRVEEVNLLY
- a CDS encoding Maltose/maltodextrin transport ATP-binding protein MalK codes for the protein MAKITLQNVSKQYKGGEIQALKKINLEIEDGKFFCLLGPAGAGKTTTIKLIAGVEPVDGGKIYMDNQEITDLLPNQRDVAVAFETYALYPQRTVRENLAFPLRAPLRKKEWSEQQIQARVEEVAKLLGIDELLDRLPRQLSGGQRQRVALGRALVRKPKAYLFDEPIAHLDAKLRHRMRGELRRIQLELGITTVYTTPDQLEALSLADQMAILNEGKIEQVGSPTEIYQRPANIFVARFVGDPPMNILRSEVEGEEVNLFGLTKLTLPAQIRSRLAAAAIERSLMIGVRPRDIKLVSPSSEQALLRGQVKYVQVLGETSILTIVMDSHEVRVKMNTQDAPNRGEAVGLNFAVQDCHFFDPQTELRID
- a CDS encoding ABC-type sugar transport system, with translation MIILIPFITALTFSFRSFSFTSSVSTGQYIGVDNYRKLVFDNDFYNSFKVTFLYLVPAILLQGILGLGMALLISGAVRRARIIIPIMLLPTLLTPVVIGLIGVLTLNPDFGVIGQLLKRWGLVQGSVLGNASTALPAIIAVDTYQWTPFIAVILTAGLLALPKEPYEAAQVDGANPIQTFFRVTMPLLWPYFVVALLIRVIDAFRIFDIIWVMTRGGPGTATETVAVYAYRHTFRYWDFGYGSALIMVIFVFISILVEYLYKALQRWQAAQ
- a CDS encoding Various polyols ABC transporter, permease component 2 — protein: MSVNTQTFAPISSGRKAAFLSSRRLLTWLSYLLTALLVVLFLFPWLWVLSLGFKTRAEIMSPNIVWIWTPTLNNYIEVLINKGYWRLIINSLIVAVSAVALCIVIGVPTAYAFSRFPIPGKESWFYMILTFRMAPAVVLALPLYVLFARAKLLGTFGAPILAHCTFTLPFVIWLMRSFFDDIPKEIDAAAMTDGYSRWETFFYAVLPLVKSGIVAVALFSIIFSWNEFLYGLILTSDATRPVASQIPSLIRPHGTLWGEVCALATTASLPVAFLIFALQRQLVRGLSFGAIKG